The segment TTCAGCGAAGTCATCATCGCCCCGGACTTTGCGCCCGACGCTCTGGCGTTGCTGCAAAAGAAAAAGAATCTTCGACTCATCAAGGTTCTAAAGAATCCGGCGACGGCGGGCGCCTGGGATGTGCGCGGCGTCGGCGCCGATTCCTGGCTCCTGCAAGAGCGCGATGTGAAAACCGTGAGCGCCGGCGAACTGAAAATCGTCACCCGGAGACCGCCGGGCCAAGCCGAACTGGCCGCGATGCTTTTCGGCTGGCGCGTGGTCAAGCACGTCAAATCGAACGCCATCGTTTATGCGGCGCAGGACCGAACGCTGGGCATCGGCGCAGGCCAGATGAGCCGCGTGGATGCCAGCCGGATTGCCGTGTGGAAAGCGGGCGAGGCCGGATTGTCGCTGAAGGGCAGCGTTGTCTGCAGCGACGCGTTTTTTCCGTTCCCCGACGGATTGATTGCGGCGGCGGAAGCCGGCGCCACGGCGGCGATTCAGCCCGGCGGTTCCGTGCGCGACGCGGAAGTGATCGCAGCGGCGGACGAAAGAAATGTCGCGATGGCGTTCACCGGCGTGCGGCATTTTCGGCATTGAGTGGTCCTGGATGAATGCCCGGGTGAATGAACTCCTTCAACTGTCGCGCGCGATCGGGAGGGAGGATCGCCACCTGGCCATTTTGGGCGAAGGCAATACTTCGGCCAAACTCAACGGCGCCCAGTTCGCAGTCAAAGCCAGCGGCTGCAGCCTCGCGACGCTCTCGGAAGCGGACGTCACGGTTTGCGACAGCGCCAAAGTGCTGGCCATCCTCAACCAACGGAACATCCGAGATGAGGCCATCGATCAAGCGCTGATGGACTCGCGCGTCGATGGCCAGGGAAAGAAACCCAGCGTGGAGGCCATGTTTCACGCCTGGCTGCTCACGCTGGAAGGAGTCGGTTTTGTCGGCCATTGCCATCCGGTGGCGGCCAATCAAATCCTCTGTTCGCCCCGCGCGCGGGATTT is part of the Verrucomicrobiota bacterium genome and harbors:
- a CDS encoding class II aldolase yields the protein MNARVNELLQLSRAIGREDRHLAILGEGNTSAKLNGAQFAVKASGCSLATLSEADVTVCDSAKVLAILNQRNIRDEAIDQALMDSRVDGQGKKPSVEAMFHAWLLTLEGVGFVGHCHPVAANQILCSPRARDFAERRLFPDEVVCCGPASVFIPYTDPGLPLSREIRDRTSAFIQQHDTVPRLILLQNHGLIALGGTPNAVLACLLMANKAAAIFMGAAALGGPNFLTPQHVDRIAGRPDEAHRQRQLNI